A window of Pirellula sp. SH-Sr6A contains these coding sequences:
- a CDS encoding DUF3299 domain-containing protein: MTQSSTGCSRWIRSLQSSRKTIPVLGQPGMGGQRRIACALAALALLSIVGCEPTKTQNEISGSGTATDTTSQELATSEATAQPPSPPEPPIPEPAPVRSSGQEPIGGAEPTGDAGSSDGKAVPKEAILEKADETVPQAPSSEPARTSEPATSSDSSSETASTGQGAASPRNRFLPPNRNPQTANPSAKTAQATVEDRKAREAAKKRGEITFDDLKFEMEKGAEFKNDMLGSSNWELHEKVWKIRGFILPTTLFSQTGITEFVLVRDNQECCFGPGAALYDCIIVKMVPGKTINYTTRVVSVKGKLEIDTESFQYPDDGGHYAVYKMTAEEVK, encoded by the coding sequence ATGACCCAATCTTCGACCGGATGCAGTCGGTGGATACGCTCTCTGCAATCGAGCCGCAAAACCATTCCAGTTCTCGGCCAACCCGGGATGGGTGGCCAGCGTCGGATTGCGTGCGCCTTGGCCGCCTTGGCGTTGCTGTCGATTGTCGGCTGCGAGCCCACCAAAACGCAGAACGAGATCTCGGGGAGTGGGACAGCTACCGATACGACATCGCAGGAGCTCGCGACCTCCGAGGCTACTGCTCAACCTCCTTCGCCACCGGAACCTCCCATCCCCGAACCTGCTCCCGTGCGATCGAGCGGCCAGGAACCAATCGGGGGCGCGGAACCAACTGGTGACGCTGGCTCCTCGGATGGAAAAGCGGTTCCGAAAGAGGCTATTCTGGAGAAGGCGGATGAGACGGTGCCACAGGCTCCGTCTTCCGAACCGGCGCGGACTTCCGAACCAGCGACTTCTTCCGATTCCAGCAGCGAAACGGCTTCTACCGGCCAAGGGGCTGCATCTCCTCGCAACCGATTTCTACCCCCAAATCGCAATCCTCAGACAGCGAATCCATCAGCCAAGACGGCGCAGGCAACGGTCGAGGATCGCAAAGCGCGCGAGGCTGCCAAGAAGCGAGGGGAAATCACCTTCGATGATCTCAAGTTCGAGATGGAGAAGGGGGCAGAATTCAAGAACGACATGTTGGGGAGTTCGAACTGGGAACTCCACGAAAAAGTATGGAAGATACGAGGGTTTATTCTCCCTACCACGCTTTTTAGTCAGACCGGGATCACCGAATTCGTATTGGTTCGGGACAATCAAGAGTGTTGTTTTGGACCTGGTGCCGCGCTGTACGATTGTATCATTGTTAAGATGGTCCCCGGTAAAACCATCAATTACACCACGCGCGTGGTCAGTGTGAAGGGAAAATTGGAAATCGACACTGAGTCGTTCCAGTATCCTGACGATGGTGGCCACTACGCCGTTTACAAAATGACCGCAGAAGAGGTGAAATGA
- a CDS encoding phosphoribosylaminoimidazolesuccinocarboxamide synthase yields the protein MSRVVLQTNLPFPRRQGKVRDVYDLDDRLLIVSTDRISAFDWVMPNGIPDKGKVLTQLSLFWFDVLGVDHHFLSSELPDEVRAHDPEQLLVGRSMVVKKAKVVPFECVVRGYLEGSGWKDYQATGQVCGINLPAGLKQCDRLPEPLFTPSTKAQEGHDQNVSLDYMANAIGEGLATELKTKTLQVYQKGTEIARSRGIIIADTKLEWGCCHEQLILVDEVLTPDSSRFWPLDGWEPGRPQASFDKQFVREYLMSTTWDRNSPPPVLPDAIVEQTRQRYIEACERITQKTFAP from the coding sequence ATGAGCCGCGTCGTCCTTCAAACCAATTTGCCCTTTCCTCGCCGGCAGGGGAAAGTGCGCGATGTTTACGATCTGGATGATCGACTATTGATTGTGAGTACCGATCGCATCAGTGCGTTCGATTGGGTGATGCCCAACGGTATTCCCGACAAGGGAAAGGTGCTCACGCAACTTAGTTTGTTCTGGTTCGATGTCCTCGGCGTGGACCATCACTTCCTTAGTTCCGAGCTCCCGGACGAAGTAAGAGCGCACGATCCTGAGCAATTGCTCGTCGGTCGCAGCATGGTCGTCAAAAAAGCCAAGGTGGTCCCATTCGAATGCGTGGTCCGGGGATATTTGGAAGGGAGTGGCTGGAAGGACTATCAAGCGACGGGGCAAGTTTGCGGAATCAATCTTCCCGCTGGATTGAAGCAGTGCGATCGACTCCCTGAACCGTTGTTCACCCCCTCCACCAAAGCGCAGGAAGGACATGATCAAAATGTTTCCCTTGATTACATGGCCAATGCGATCGGTGAAGGCTTGGCGACGGAACTGAAAACCAAGACGCTTCAGGTTTATCAAAAGGGGACCGAGATTGCTCGTTCCCGGGGCATTATCATCGCCGATACCAAACTGGAATGGGGCTGCTGCCACGAGCAACTCATCTTGGTCGATGAAGTCCTCACGCCGGATAGTTCTCGTTTTTGGCCGCTCGATGGTTGGGAGCCAGGGCGTCCTCAAGCTTCATTCGACAAACAATTCGTCCGCGAATATCTCATGAGCACGACATGGGATCGCAACAGTCCCCCGCCGGTTCTACCGGACGCCATCGTCGAGCAAACACGCCAGCGATACATCGAGGCTTGCGAACGCATTACCCAGAAGACATTCGCTCCATAG
- a CDS encoding sugar phosphate isomerase/epimerase family protein yields the protein MQHESRSEIETTPSYPDSGSCLSAGSRSESLSGAPGRSGLPRRGFLGAAAVATALVAAPARGAMVAEVPKTIVPPEGKRVLLSCKLGMIAKKAGGKELSLVERLKMAADAGFDGVDFDEAGAYTVEQAKAAVWEAGVFCHNAINHAHWQATLTNQDPAIRAKGVANIEHCIRVSHAIGGSGVLIVIGKGEDGTPQECDERASSEIRKLIPLAASLGQPILIENVWNKIHYDHDKPPEQSAERFVKFVDSFNSRWVGMYYDIGNHWKYGQPREWLRQFGHRAVKLDVKGFSRAKNKFVDITSEDDDLPWGEVQAGLKEIGFAGWATAEVGGGDVERLTIVRKQMEKAFGLVG from the coding sequence ATGCAACATGAATCCCGATCCGAAATCGAAACTACTCCATCGTACCCCGACTCCGGATCCTGCTTATCAGCCGGCTCCAGGTCGGAATCGCTCTCCGGTGCACCGGGTCGTTCCGGATTGCCCCGACGCGGTTTTTTGGGTGCGGCTGCGGTCGCAACCGCATTGGTTGCTGCTCCGGCGCGAGGAGCTATGGTAGCCGAAGTGCCGAAGACGATAGTGCCGCCGGAAGGGAAGCGAGTGTTGCTATCGTGCAAGCTCGGGATGATTGCAAAAAAAGCAGGTGGAAAAGAATTGAGCTTGGTCGAGCGGCTCAAGATGGCGGCGGACGCTGGATTTGATGGCGTCGATTTTGATGAAGCGGGGGCATACACGGTCGAGCAAGCGAAGGCGGCGGTATGGGAGGCGGGAGTCTTTTGCCACAACGCCATCAACCATGCCCATTGGCAAGCCACGCTGACGAACCAAGATCCCGCGATTCGTGCGAAGGGAGTTGCGAACATCGAGCATTGTATTCGCGTTTCGCATGCCATCGGAGGATCCGGCGTGTTGATCGTGATCGGTAAAGGGGAGGATGGAACTCCCCAAGAGTGCGACGAGCGCGCTTCCAGCGAGATCCGCAAACTGATCCCGCTTGCAGCGTCCCTTGGACAGCCGATATTGATCGAGAATGTTTGGAACAAGATCCATTACGATCACGACAAGCCACCCGAGCAATCGGCCGAACGATTTGTCAAGTTCGTCGATAGTTTCAACAGCCGTTGGGTTGGGATGTATTACGACATCGGCAACCATTGGAAGTATGGGCAGCCTCGCGAATGGCTTCGCCAGTTCGGCCATCGAGCGGTGAAGCTTGATGTGAAGGGTTTTAGCCGCGCGAAGAACAAATTTGTCGACATCACTTCCGAAGACGACGATTTGCCTTGGGGAGAGGTGCAGGCGGGACTCAAGGAGATCGGCTTCGCCGGATGGGCGACCGCAGAAGTGGGTGGTGGTGACGTCGAGCGGTTGACGATTGTCCGGAAGCAGATGGAAAAGGCATTTGGCCTCGTCGGCTAG
- a CDS encoding LuxR C-terminal-related transcriptional regulator has translation MPIQILLIDSQEVTRLGIRATVAETDIVVAADAASLSEAQSHAANNAFDLILTDIRVGNVDVLPWLAKLKLEQSRQNILFLTNTENATHIARIYSIGANGIISKSTSPEQLLNAMRSAASGESLWTKEELKRMSCGLGTAKAFVETDVPITAREAEVLKKIAAGCSNREIAQSLGISFETVKEHIQHLFRKLGAGDRTQAAIWAVRQNIV, from the coding sequence ATGCCTATTCAAATTTTGCTGATCGATTCCCAAGAAGTCACCCGGCTCGGAATCCGAGCAACCGTAGCGGAGACCGACATCGTCGTCGCTGCAGACGCTGCCTCGCTCAGCGAAGCGCAATCCCATGCCGCGAACAACGCATTCGACTTGATCCTAACCGATATCCGCGTGGGCAATGTGGATGTGCTTCCCTGGTTGGCGAAGCTAAAGCTCGAACAATCCCGACAGAATATTCTGTTTCTCACCAATACGGAAAACGCCACGCACATCGCCAGGATCTATTCGATCGGGGCCAATGGAATCATCTCGAAATCCACCTCGCCCGAGCAGCTCCTAAACGCGATGCGTTCGGCGGCATCGGGTGAATCGCTCTGGACCAAAGAGGAACTCAAACGGATGAGCTGTGGCCTGGGAACCGCGAAGGCGTTCGTCGAAACCGATGTCCCCATCACCGCCCGCGAAGCCGAAGTGCTCAAGAAGATCGCGGCCGGTTGCTCCAATCGCGAAATTGCCCAATCGCTCGGCATCAGTTTTGAAACGGTGAAGGAACATATCCAGCACCTCTTTCGAAAGTTAGGTGCCGGAGATCGAACCCAAGCCGCCATTTGGGCCGTACGACAAAATATCGTCTAG
- a CDS encoding alpha/beta hydrolase family protein yields the protein MRKAKLLFGLLGFLIPPCETSRSSAQDVSWLADVQVAIPAVQNGASKPLPTLAPIPSLSSEDDFKRFRERTLRDWQRYLGAFDLSDARTPPAMEVLETERVDEGLLRRLVRYETEPGQFVEAYILAREDLPSFSPAVVVFHSTVQHSIRQCVGLGDPNKGNAPTEDELRKAYALHLARRGFITFSPRNYLWIHNTKLDAVGEAKQFLSRNGDRKGMARMLYDSIRAVDALLSVEGVDPKRIGAVGHSLGAKEVLYLAAFDERIRASVSSEGGIGIAQSNWEADWYLGAPCKTPGFPRDHHQLVACIAPRPFLVIGGNASDGIESVPYLAAAKPAYEVFHAEKRLGLFNHGLGHAVPESSLERTIEWLETYLAE from the coding sequence ATGAGAAAAGCCAAACTCCTCTTCGGCCTTCTCGGATTCCTTATCCCTCCCTGCGAGACAAGCCGGTCAAGTGCACAGGATGTTTCCTGGCTGGCCGATGTTCAAGTCGCCATTCCCGCCGTTCAGAACGGGGCTTCGAAACCTCTCCCCACCCTGGCCCCCATTCCATCCTTGTCTTCCGAAGACGATTTCAAGAGATTCCGCGAACGTACGCTCCGGGACTGGCAACGGTATCTCGGAGCGTTCGACCTCTCTGACGCGCGCACGCCACCCGCTATGGAGGTGCTGGAAACCGAACGGGTCGATGAAGGCCTCTTGCGTCGGCTTGTCCGCTACGAAACCGAACCAGGCCAATTCGTGGAAGCCTATATCCTCGCACGCGAAGACCTTCCGTCCTTCAGCCCGGCGGTCGTCGTTTTCCACTCCACCGTCCAACACTCGATCAGGCAATGCGTCGGGCTGGGGGATCCAAATAAAGGAAATGCACCCACCGAAGATGAGCTTCGCAAGGCTTATGCGCTCCACCTAGCGCGTCGTGGCTTCATCACTTTCTCCCCTCGCAATTACCTTTGGATTCATAACACCAAACTGGATGCGGTCGGCGAAGCGAAGCAATTCTTAAGTCGCAATGGCGATAGGAAAGGGATGGCTCGGATGCTTTACGATTCCATCCGCGCCGTCGATGCCCTCCTATCGGTCGAAGGTGTGGATCCTAAACGGATCGGAGCTGTCGGCCATTCCCTCGGGGCTAAGGAGGTCCTCTACCTCGCCGCCTTCGACGAACGGATCCGAGCATCGGTCAGCAGCGAAGGAGGCATCGGTATCGCACAGTCAAATTGGGAAGCAGATTGGTATCTCGGTGCACCCTGCAAAACTCCTGGCTTCCCTCGCGATCACCACCAATTGGTCGCTTGCATCGCCCCCCGACCCTTTCTCGTCATCGGCGGAAACGCCTCGGACGGCATCGAGAGCGTCCCGTATCTCGCCGCTGCCAAGCCCGCTTACGAGGTCTTCCATGCCGAGAAACGACTAGGTCTTTTCAATCACGGGCTCGGGCATGCCGTCCCCGAATCGAGCCTAGAAAGAACCATCGAATGGCTGGAAACCTACTTGGCGGAGTAG
- a CDS encoding Mur ligase family protein has protein sequence MSRCAPSHGISLREVFPHAQILGASDVQCGSCHADAETMQPGGVLFAGAGDSLDLAREVLEAVSRGASAIVTEQFLPSPIPQCIVSDVHEALSCAANAVAGHPSRKVLTIGVVGTHGKTTAALLTASMLKHVGNRVGYHCTLGGSNGAESGMRCVADASAIDLAQFAAASVENGCPAMVVEITDEMLLSRATSGWEFDVLLFTSLRKSQRLDKLRSRGVENALQRLMGQVKKHGVIVYNADDARLHRWIERYQPHAIGYGLDAACDVMGKRKERGANHQSLMIQMGRAIAPVNTKLLGDPSARHILGAAAIGYAFGLEVDEIIGGIERLQRVPGRMQCIPSPHRRVTIDLADQADRLAVSMHSLSCHSDAPIVCVAEVPEAATAEQLMAYGKVLERVASKVILTQSRESTLSGQRSLWHVLDGCDVPASIEIVPNRETAIELAIRSSKPTDQILLAGWGSGRWTTNRSEESKSDIDVAERVLRELGDDRDPTPAASVAENAEAAQRPVLKIYDAA, from the coding sequence ATGAGTCGTTGCGCACCCAGCCACGGTATTTCGCTTCGTGAGGTGTTTCCCCATGCTCAGATCTTGGGCGCTTCCGATGTGCAGTGTGGGTCTTGCCATGCCGATGCAGAGACGATGCAGCCCGGTGGGGTTTTGTTCGCAGGAGCCGGGGACTCGCTCGATTTGGCTCGCGAGGTATTGGAAGCGGTATCGCGAGGAGCGTCGGCGATCGTGACCGAGCAGTTCCTTCCTTCTCCCATTCCTCAATGTATTGTTTCAGATGTTCATGAGGCGCTTTCATGCGCAGCCAATGCGGTGGCAGGTCATCCGAGCCGCAAGGTGTTGACGATCGGAGTCGTCGGTACCCATGGCAAGACGACCGCAGCCCTGCTGACCGCTTCGATGCTCAAGCATGTTGGGAATCGGGTTGGATATCACTGCACCCTCGGGGGGAGCAACGGCGCGGAGTCCGGGATGAGGTGTGTCGCGGATGCCAGCGCCATCGATTTGGCGCAATTCGCAGCTGCGTCGGTTGAGAATGGATGCCCCGCGATGGTCGTCGAGATCACCGACGAAATGTTACTTTCGCGCGCCACATCAGGTTGGGAATTCGACGTGTTGCTCTTTACGAGTTTGCGGAAGAGCCAGCGGCTCGACAAATTGCGATCGCGAGGAGTAGAAAATGCGTTGCAGCGATTGATGGGACAAGTCAAGAAGCACGGTGTGATTGTTTACAACGCGGACGATGCTCGCCTGCATCGTTGGATCGAGCGATACCAGCCGCATGCGATTGGATATGGATTGGACGCCGCGTGCGACGTTATGGGCAAGCGGAAGGAGCGAGGGGCGAACCATCAATCGTTGATGATCCAGATGGGGCGTGCGATTGCACCGGTGAACACGAAATTGTTAGGGGATCCGAGCGCACGTCATATTCTCGGGGCCGCAGCGATTGGATATGCCTTTGGATTGGAGGTCGATGAAATCATCGGAGGCATTGAGCGATTGCAACGGGTTCCAGGCAGAATGCAATGCATACCGAGCCCCCATCGCCGCGTCACAATCGACTTGGCCGATCAAGCGGACCGCTTGGCCGTTTCCATGCATAGTCTTTCCTGCCATAGCGATGCTCCGATCGTTTGCGTGGCAGAGGTTCCCGAGGCAGCAACCGCCGAGCAATTGATGGCTTATGGGAAGGTGTTGGAACGCGTGGCGTCGAAGGTAATTCTCACTCAGTCGCGTGAATCGACTCTCAGTGGGCAGCGATCTCTATGGCATGTCCTCGACGGGTGCGACGTGCCGGCATCCATTGAAATCGTTCCCAATCGCGAGACCGCGATCGAGCTAGCGATTCGCTCCAGCAAGCCGACCGATCAAATCTTGTTGGCGGGCTGGGGTTCGGGGCGCTGGACAACCAACCGGAGCGAGGAGTCCAAGTCGGATATCGACGTGGCCGAGCGAGTCCTACGAGAGTTAGGGGATGATCGCGATCCGACACCAGCAGCAAGTGTGGCCGAGAACGCAGAGGCTGCTCAGCGACCCGTCTTAAAGATCTACGATGCCGCCTAA
- the gatB gene encoding Asp-tRNA(Asn)/Glu-tRNA(Gln) amidotransferase subunit GatB, which produces MSHLYRTVIGLEVHVQLKTATKLFCRCRTDFGASPNTQVCPVCLGLPGSLPVLNDTAIRYALRAGIGLHSEIARFTKWDRKNYFYPDLPKGYQTSQFDLPICGPGYLEIESLDDTGAPCPKKIRILRAHLEEDAGKSLHDEVAGKADTRIDLNRAGTPLLEIVSEPDLRSAEDAKNYLVEMRLLMMYLGITDGNMQEGSLRADANVNLHIQRDGKWVATPIVEIKNLNSFRSVERAIQYESQRQYEQFLADGKTIGEAPKQTRGWDDDAGVTEMQREKEDSADYRYFPCPDLVPVLISDADIAREQPAAAITPRSARENLVGSLGLRPADAEILIQQGRETVEYFLAVVKAGATPKRAIAWMLQDVLRILNDRAISVAEFPIPASALALILIAIEKGTLDTARGREVFAKLLDAPEQAVEALIQAHGVVAVDAGELESLCRELLNENPDVIAKVKSGNAKAISALIGQARKKNKNADPRQVQETCLQLIETSY; this is translated from the coding sequence ATGTCACATCTTTACCGAACCGTAATTGGACTTGAAGTCCATGTCCAACTGAAGACAGCGACGAAGTTGTTCTGTCGATGCCGCACCGATTTTGGAGCCTCGCCAAACACCCAAGTCTGCCCGGTTTGCCTCGGCCTCCCCGGCTCCCTCCCGGTTCTGAACGATACCGCGATCCGATACGCTCTTCGCGCCGGAATCGGTCTTCACTCCGAAATCGCACGTTTCACGAAATGGGACCGAAAGAACTACTTCTATCCCGATCTCCCAAAAGGCTACCAAACCAGCCAGTTCGATCTGCCCATTTGCGGGCCCGGATATCTCGAAATCGAATCGCTCGATGACACAGGGGCTCCTTGCCCAAAGAAAATTCGCATCCTCCGCGCTCACCTGGAAGAGGACGCTGGCAAGAGCCTACACGATGAAGTAGCCGGTAAAGCGGACACGCGAATCGATCTCAACCGGGCCGGAACTCCTTTGCTCGAAATCGTATCGGAACCCGATCTCCGAAGCGCAGAAGATGCCAAAAACTATCTCGTTGAAATGCGCCTCCTCATGATGTACTTAGGTATCACGGATGGCAACATGCAGGAAGGCTCGCTCCGCGCCGATGCGAACGTAAACCTCCACATCCAACGCGACGGAAAGTGGGTCGCCACCCCGATTGTTGAAATCAAAAACCTAAACAGCTTCCGTTCCGTTGAACGCGCGATCCAGTACGAAAGCCAACGCCAATACGAACAATTCCTCGCCGACGGGAAAACGATTGGTGAAGCCCCCAAGCAGACGAGAGGGTGGGATGACGACGCGGGCGTGACCGAAATGCAACGCGAGAAAGAAGATTCAGCGGACTATCGATATTTCCCTTGCCCAGATCTCGTTCCTGTTCTGATCTCCGATGCCGATATCGCACGCGAACAACCCGCCGCGGCGATCACTCCACGCTCGGCTCGCGAAAATCTCGTCGGCTCCCTCGGACTCCGACCCGCCGACGCGGAAATTCTTATTCAACAAGGCCGTGAGACGGTGGAGTACTTCCTCGCTGTTGTCAAAGCTGGAGCAACTCCCAAACGCGCGATCGCTTGGATGCTCCAAGACGTGCTGCGGATCCTGAATGATCGTGCCATCTCTGTCGCCGAATTCCCCATCCCAGCCTCCGCCTTGGCCCTTATCCTCATCGCCATCGAAAAAGGAACCCTCGACACAGCCCGCGGACGCGAAGTGTTTGCAAAACTTCTCGATGCACCGGAGCAAGCGGTCGAAGCCCTGATTCAAGCGCACGGCGTGGTGGCCGTCGATGCAGGCGAGCTGGAGTCTCTGTGCCGGGAGCTCTTAAACGAGAACCCCGATGTGATTGCGAAGGTCAAATCAGGGAATGCGAAAGCCATCTCGGCGTTGATCGGTCAAGCCCGCAAGAAGAACAAGAATGCGGACCCGAGGCAGGTCCAAGAAACCTGCCTCCAACTCATCGAAACGTCCTACTAA
- a CDS encoding ATP-binding protein: protein MAVITVVRGVRAGHQFTLQEGAKRIGRDSQCEIHLSDSETSRNHAVIEFREGQYWIRDLGSSNGTFINDQRVSESKLTSGDRIQIGKQMLLFVRKIRRSKILDGEVAIVPPSVEDASQIVGRLFADAPLADQTADWNAEGSSNEILPGPPSPGNDATSRSLWEIMYRTSLAVSRTMDIDQLLHQILELIFQWVQCDRGCIMLLDSDSGELRPSCRKNRRSGISSRMAISKTILEYVTKHGEGVLTSDACEDDRWNPSVSISAGGIREAICVPMKGRYGVVGIIYIDTTTSAGKYASRTDRVFHEEHLKLLVAIGHQAALAIEDTHFYQNMVQAERLAVMGQTIATLSHHIKNIVQGLKGGSYLVDEGVKREDLSTILKGWRICGRNHERIESLVMDMLTMSKDRVPVRQQIDLRELLDDVVELARSAAVDSGTEVAWERPESEIRLMLDSEAIHRGILNLVSNAIDACKEKEGGRVQLALQSDAENVAVLVTDNGIGIPESDLERIFSMFESNKGSRGTGLGLPVSLKIAQEHGGTIHVRSQVGEGTTFEFVLPRNDANAPSSEWPHESRKTISE from the coding sequence ATGGCGGTCATTACGGTCGTTCGAGGAGTTCGCGCGGGGCATCAATTCACGCTCCAAGAGGGGGCCAAACGCATTGGTCGGGATAGCCAGTGCGAGATTCATCTCAGCGACTCCGAAACCTCGCGCAATCATGCGGTGATCGAGTTTCGGGAAGGGCAATATTGGATCCGGGATCTCGGGAGCAGCAACGGCACGTTTATAAACGACCAGCGGGTCAGTGAAAGCAAACTGACCAGTGGGGATCGGATTCAGATCGGCAAGCAGATGTTGTTGTTTGTTCGAAAGATTCGCCGATCCAAGATTTTGGACGGTGAGGTCGCAATCGTCCCGCCTTCGGTGGAAGACGCTTCTCAAATTGTCGGGCGGCTTTTCGCGGACGCTCCGCTCGCCGATCAAACGGCGGATTGGAATGCGGAGGGATCATCCAATGAGATCCTGCCGGGGCCGCCATCGCCCGGTAACGACGCCACGTCCCGCAGTCTGTGGGAGATTATGTACCGCACATCGCTCGCGGTGAGCAGGACGATGGATATCGACCAGCTTTTGCATCAGATCTTGGAATTGATTTTCCAGTGGGTGCAGTGCGATCGAGGGTGCATCATGCTGCTCGATAGCGATTCCGGAGAATTGCGTCCTAGTTGTCGCAAGAATCGGCGATCGGGAATTTCGTCGCGGATGGCGATCAGCAAGACGATTTTGGAATACGTGACCAAGCATGGCGAAGGGGTGCTCACCAGCGACGCTTGCGAAGACGATCGTTGGAACCCAAGCGTCAGTATTTCAGCGGGAGGGATCCGCGAGGCGATATGCGTTCCCATGAAGGGGCGTTACGGAGTGGTCGGAATCATCTATATCGACACGACAACTTCGGCGGGCAAGTACGCGTCGCGGACAGACCGCGTTTTCCATGAAGAGCATTTGAAACTGTTGGTGGCGATAGGCCATCAAGCGGCCTTGGCGATCGAGGACACGCATTTTTATCAGAACATGGTCCAGGCGGAGCGGTTGGCGGTGATGGGGCAAACCATCGCGACCCTCTCGCATCACATCAAGAATATTGTGCAGGGCCTCAAGGGCGGGAGTTACTTGGTCGACGAGGGGGTCAAACGCGAGGATTTATCGACCATCTTGAAGGGTTGGCGAATCTGTGGCCGGAATCACGAACGGATCGAGTCTCTCGTCATGGACATGCTCACGATGAGCAAGGATCGAGTACCCGTCCGGCAGCAGATCGATTTGCGAGAGTTACTTGATGATGTCGTCGAATTGGCACGTTCCGCTGCGGTCGATTCGGGGACCGAGGTGGCGTGGGAGCGTCCCGAGTCCGAGATACGGCTCATGTTGGACTCCGAAGCGATTCATCGGGGCATTCTCAATTTGGTGAGCAATGCCATCGATGCTTGCAAGGAGAAGGAGGGGGGCCGCGTGCAGCTGGCGCTCCAATCCGATGCAGAGAATGTCGCGGTGCTGGTGACCGACAATGGCATCGGAATTCCAGAAAGCGATCTCGAGCGGATTTTTTCGATGTTTGAGTCGAATAAGGGGAGCCGAGGGACGGGGCTAGGGTTGCCGGTGAGTCTCAAGATTGCTCAAGAGCACGGGGGGACGATTCACGTTCGATCGCAAGTGGGGGAAGGGACGACATTTGAATTCGTCCTTCCCCGAAATGATGCGAATGCACCTTCCTCGGAATGGCCCCACGAGTCGAGGAAGACGATCTCCGAGTGA
- a CDS encoding amino acid aminotransferase, whose product MFEHLPIAPPDSILGLADAFAKDPRPGKINLTVGVYKTEDGATPILATVKKAEVKLLNTENTKGYMPIEGHTEYLRGVVDLVFGSELDHARVAAAQTPGGTGALRVGADTVAKHFPGTRIWLSNPTWANHGSIFQAAGLEPVVYSYLSSDKTSLDFAAMVQDLESNGRRGDLVCLHACCHNPTGIDPTLAQWEQIAELLARKGMIPFVDFAYQGFGDGLEEDAKPLHTLLKKNPEAIVCSSFSKNFGLYSERVGAVMLVGSEASKTEAALSQIRQAIRCNYSNPPRHGASTVATILSDPALRTEWVAEVNGMRNRISQMRTMFIEGMKKTGIDRDFSFLASQKGMFSYSGLNNMQADWLKSEQAIYIVGTGRINVAGMAPQTMDTLCNAIADCLRATR is encoded by the coding sequence ATGTTCGAACACCTGCCGATCGCTCCTCCTGATTCCATCCTCGGACTCGCCGATGCCTTCGCAAAGGATCCGCGCCCTGGGAAAATCAATCTCACCGTCGGCGTCTACAAAACCGAAGATGGCGCGACGCCGATCTTGGCAACCGTCAAAAAGGCGGAGGTGAAGCTTCTCAACACGGAAAACACGAAAGGTTACATGCCGATCGAAGGCCACACCGAATACCTTCGCGGGGTCGTCGACTTGGTCTTCGGTTCCGAACTGGACCACGCTCGGGTGGCCGCAGCCCAAACCCCAGGTGGAACAGGTGCCCTCCGCGTCGGTGCCGATACCGTGGCCAAACATTTTCCCGGAACTCGTATTTGGCTAAGCAACCCCACTTGGGCGAACCACGGCTCCATCTTCCAAGCTGCGGGCCTCGAACCAGTCGTCTACTCCTACCTTTCCTCCGACAAAACCTCGCTCGACTTCGCCGCCATGGTCCAAGACCTGGAATCGAACGGACGACGCGGCGATCTGGTCTGCCTCCACGCCTGTTGCCACAACCCAACCGGCATCGACCCCACCCTCGCACAGTGGGAACAAATCGCGGAATTACTCGCTCGCAAAGGGATGATCCCCTTCGTCGACTTCGCTTACCAAGGCTTCGGAGATGGACTGGAGGAGGATGCAAAGCCCCTGCACACCCTGCTCAAAAAGAACCCGGAGGCCATTGTTTGCAGCTCCTTCTCCAAGAACTTCGGCCTCTACTCCGAACGCGTCGGGGCCGTCATGCTCGTTGGGTCCGAGGCATCCAAAACGGAAGCTGCCTTGAGCCAAATTCGACAGGCGATCCGCTGCAACTACAGCAATCCGCCTCGCCACGGTGCCTCCACCGTGGCCACCATCCTCTCCGATCCAGCCCTCCGCACCGAGTGGGTCGCGGAAGTCAATGGAATGCGTAATCGCATCTCGCAAATGAGAACCATGTTCATCGAAGGAATGAAAAAGACAGGCATCGACCGCGATTTCTCCTTCCTCGCGAGCCAAAAAGGAATGTTCTCCTACAGTGGCCTGAACAACATGCAAGCGGATTGGCTCAAAAGCGAGCAGGCAATCTATATTGTCGGCACCGGTCGTATCAACGTCGCCGGCATGGCCCCCCAAACCATGGATACACTCTGCAACGCTATCGCGGACTGCCTTCGCGCAACCCGATAG